Genomic window (Acidiferrobacteraceae bacterium):
GATCGATGCGGAGGTATCATTTGAGGCGGATGGTGAGTCGATCAACATCACCAGCGCCACGATCTTCCGCACCGCACGTTGCCTGATGGAGGGCGTGGTGCATGTGCCCGATGTCCTCGATGAGGCATTGGTGGAAGAGTAGGGAACGGAATTAAAAGAAAACTAGGCGGGCACAGCAACGTGGAAAGAAAACAGAGAGTACAAGAGATGTTTGCGGCCAGGGGCTCGCACACGTGGTCGAGATTGTATGAAGATCCGGCCGATGTCTTTGAAGACAGCATGAATCAGCGACGTAAGTTCGTTGGCGACTATGTAGATCAGAAGCTTGATTCAGACAGTCGTGTGCTGGATCTTGGATGTGGGGCGGGAGTGATCGCCGGGGATCTGGTGGATGCGGGGATGGATGTGACCGCAATGGATCTTTCGATGGAAATGGTCGAGAGCGCACGTGACCGCCTGCTCGCTCTGACAAAGGAAAAAGCGAGGGTATTGCGGGGCGACAGCGAGAATCTTCCGTTCCGGGATGGCGATTTCGATGCAATCGTGTGTCTCGGGGTTATCAGCTTCTTGCAGAGCAACGAACCCATGTTATCGGAGATGCGGCGTGTGTTGCGGGACGATGGCACGCTCATTCTGGCGGTACGAAACCGATACGCACTCGCGGGCGTGATGGATGTACTGCTAGTGGCGCGCCGCACCGCAGGACGCATCCGGCGATGGTTGAAGAGAATCGCGAAGGGAGAATTAGGAAACGGGAACCGCGAGGTTCCCATTCCGCGACTGTTCAATCTGTCGGGACTTGTTGCGGAGCTGGGCCGAGCCGGTTTCCGTGCACTGGAACAGAAGCATATTGGCTACGGGCCCTTCACCGTGCACGGACGGCAGCTGTTGTCACCCGCATCCTCGATCCGCTTGAGCCATCGGCTCGACAGGATTTTCCGTTTGCCGCTACTGAGAGTCTTCCAGGGAACGGCGGACGTATGCATTATCGTGGCGCGCAAGGAGGCGTAGGCGAGGACGCTCCAAACAAGCACGGTCCGGGAACCGCAAGGGGCTGGCATCGCGCGAACCGGTTCAGGACGAACGGAGTATGCCGCGCCGCCAGATATGTGACAGTACCTTCGGTACGTTTTGGGAAAGGAATGCCGCCAGATAGTAGACGACGGGCTTAAGGTCATCGCCGGCGAAGATGGCATGTACCCGTCTTCCCTTGATTGATCGCAGCCATTGCCGGAGCGACATCTTCCCCATGCGATTCATTTCGCGCGCGGCGAATGCATCCTGGGTCAACCAGATCCACTTCACATCGTCTTTCCATTCCGTCACCGGTGGCAGCGGCTGGTCAATCGAGTCGCGATAGGCGATGTAGGGCAGGTCGACGCCGCAAGCGGGGGCAATAGCACTGGTATTGACGGCCCGGGCGTTGATTTCGATCAGCTTGTAGCGATCCGTCTTGGGGTCGTGCTTGTATTCCACGCCCACGATCCCGTGATAGTTCATGCCCTGTAGCAGCTGGATCGACTGGTCAACGACTTTCTGGTTGTGACAGGATACCGTTAGCGTGCAATAGCCGAACTTGAGTGGGTACTGGCGAAGCTTGCTGCGGACACAGTACCCCAGGGGCTTTGAGTTCTTGTCGAGATAGCCGAGGAACGTGTAGAGCAACTCATCGCCGCCACCAATGACCTCCTGAATCATGACGTCGGTATCCCCCTGGCTGATCTTTTCGTACTCTGCCAGAAGTTCGTCGGCGGACTGGACCATGACTCCCTTCATGGGAGTTCCCTTGGTGGATTTCAGTTTTTGTTGCACCCAGGACAGGCGCCACTTGTGGGCTACGTTCGGCTTGATGACGTAGGGATATCCGCTGATCTCCTGGGCCAGCTTGCGGACCTCGGCCATATCCGTCGGAAAGTAGGTTTCCGGGATCGGGATATCGAGCTTCTGCGCCTCGCCATACTGGACGCGTTTGTCGATGATTTGTTCGATGGTCGCGCGGGAGGCGGCTGGAATGCGAAACGTGCCGGATAGGGCGTCGAGGTGACGACCAAGAAAATAGGCAGTGTCGTCACTCGCGGGGAACAGTACCAATGGCCCTTCATGACGTTTGCCCAATTCAAGAAGAAATTCGAGCAGTTCCGATTCATCACCGTAGGTGTTCGGGCAGATCTCTGTCGCCGTGCAGTAGCGGGACAGCAGGCTGAGTTCAAGTCTGTTCGGGTGCAGTCGAATGACAGGAATGCCACGGCGGCCCAGAGAGCGCGTAATTGCAAGTGCCTTAAGACTGTTTGTACGTGAGGTACGGTCGGGATTGGATTCGTGCGTGAGCACGAAGGCCGTGGGGTTTGCCATTCGGTTGGGCTCCGGTAATTCTCGTTTGTATTTTCGCCCATGCGGGGTGCACGGCCCGCATGGGCGTTTGTCAAATTATAATATCAGAAATCAGGGTGATCACGGTGTGTAGCTTGGAAGTTCCACAACATAGGTATTGACCCCGTTAGTGGCGCTATCCCCCCAATCGCTTCCGAAGAGCAGCCGTGTGCCCCGGGGACTGATCACCACATGTGGTTCCGCCCAGTATCCGTTGCCGGTTGATCGATGGTGGGCCACGCGACAAACGCTGCCTCCGGGGTTGGTATTGGCCAGCACCAATTCGTTCTCGAGCACCCTCTGTCCATACCCGGAGCCATAGTCCTGTCCGATGATTGACTCCGCTACCCAGCCGGGACGCTTGAAGGCAACGGCAGAGACGTGTTCTCCGGACGGCGGGTAGGGCCAACCATTATCCTGGCCAATGATTACGCGCGTGGCATTGGGGTCGGTGGGATCCAGGGTCATGTCGTTCACGATCAGTGACCCAACGGGGCTGCCGTCGAAGGCCACGGCATTGTGGGTATCGTGGCCATTCTCCAGGCGACCGAGCGAGGCGTGGTCAAACGGACTGGTAATGTTCATCGTGCGAATGAGGTTCATGTTGAAATCGCGAACTTCGCCTGCGTCCGTCCCATTGGCGAGAAACAGATAACCGCCACTGGCCGATGCGACGGGTGCGGTGGTGCGGCCCACCGGCAAGGTGTAGGTGTTGCCGACAGTATCGGTACTGAACCGGTAGGCAAACGCGACCGGGGTACCGCTACCGGCAGCGTTGCAGCGAAGACCAATGACATCGGAATCCCAAGACGTGTACATCGGGTCGGAGCCGCCATCAACACTACCGCTGGCGCAAATGTCCGAGAAATCATGAATGATCGTTGTGCTGTCCGCGCCGGTGGGATCAGGGTTGATTGTATATTTCGTCAACTGCGCGCCATGTGCGACGTAATAGAACACGTCTGGATCCGTCGCATCCCAGTAGAACTGCTCGAGATCGGGCGGAACGAAATTGAGCTTCTTGATCCATTGATAGGTCTTGCCATTGTACAGTTGGTGTCCCGACCCATGGGGGACGGTACCGCCAGACTGAGCGGTGGTGTGATAGAGAATCAAATAACTTTCGTCCGCATTCCATGCCGGGATGGTCGAATAGGCGGGAACAATGCGCCCGGTGCTGCCCGCATCCGTGATCCGGCGTATGGTGGTTCCAAACTCGGGATCGATCACGGTTCCGCCCACAGGTGGATTGGCGAGAGCGGTCATCGGGTGATTGAGCTGGTCGGTCACCAGGCCTGCACACAGATCCGTCCTGGTAAATGTGGCAGTAGCCGTCCATTGCTGGCTCATCGTCAGGTCGCACGTGGAAGTCGTCCCGCTGCAGGCACCAGTCCAGCCGGAGAACTGATAGCCGGTCGCCGGGCTTGCGGTCAATGTGACGAGAGTATTGTCGGCGTAGCTTTCACTACAGTCATTTCCGCAATTGATACCCGCGACATCGCTGGTCACCGTGCCGCCTCCCGCGTTGACAACAATAAGCTGCTTTGTGCCGGCTGCTGCGGTCGCAAAAGACGCAGTTACGGTGGAGTCTGAACTCATGGTAAGAAGGCAGGTTGCCAGCCCGGTACAGGCGCCGCTCCACCCCGTGAAATCGTTACCGGTGTCCGGAGTCGGGATCAGAACGAGTTTTATCCCCGGCGCGAAGCCATTGGTGCAGGACCCTGTACAGTCGACGGCGGATGGATTGCTGGTAACAGAGCCGGCACCGCTGACGGTCGAAGAGAGCGTGTAGGTCGGTGCGACACCACCTCCGCCCGATGAGGTGTTTCCTTGAATACAGGACGATAGCAGCGGTCCTGCAACTGACACGAGCAAGATCAAGAAGAGGCTGGTATGCCATCGCCGGCGAAAAATCTCGGGCAGTAGTTTTTCCATGAGTTACCTCACTTCCGTATGTCCACGTGATTCGGTGGCAGTTGGCGTTATGTGCAAAGCTTTACTGGTTCAATTCTATAGAGCCCGGACTGTATGCAAAGAGCTTTTCGGCCGACGGTCGCAAGCAACAGGACGGGCGGCCAAGGTAATATTTCGGGTCAAGAAAGCGTTCGCTGGCAGTGCATTTCGTCGGCCTCAGTCTTACGGTCATTTGGCATGCGGCACTTCCTTGCATACACCGTTTTGTAATATGACCCCGCCAGGCCTGATTCCAGGCCACACGGATCAAGATTTGGTTTTCTCCCAGTTGAGGGAGCTTTCAACGATTTGTGCCAGATCGTCGTAGCGTGGCACCCAACCAAGAAGCGACCGAATACGATCTGCAGTTGCGATCAGTTCCGGCGGATCACCGGGTCGGCGCGGTGCCTCTTCGATCGTGAACGGCGCGCCATGTACTCTTTGAACCATATCCAGTACTTCTCGTACGGAATAGCCATGCCCATAGGCGCAATTCAATATCGTTGAGGCACCATCTTTGCGAAGATAGTCCAGTGCCTTCAGGTGCGCGTCGGAAAGATCCTCTACGTGGATGAAGTCGCGAATACCGGTCCCATCCGGCGTTGGATAGTCCGTTCCGAAAATCGATATCTTCTCGCGTCTGCCCACCGCGGTTTCGGCAGCAACCTTGATCAATAAGGTCGCATTCGGCGTATTCTGGCCGATTCGACCCTGTGGGTCGGAGCCGGCGACATTGAAGTAGCGAAGGGCGATATACCGCATGTCCGTGGCCGCGGCCAGGTCCCGGAGCATCCATTCTGACATCAACTTCGACGTTCCATAGGGGTTGATCGGGGCGGTTGGCGTGTCCTCTGCGGCAATTCCCGATTCCGGAATCCCGTACACCGCAGCGGTGGAGGAAAAGATAAAGTGCCGGACGCCGTTGTCGCGGCAGCACTCCAGCAGTGCCCGTGTGTTACAGGTGTTGTTGTGATAGTACTTCAGGGGATCGCTCACCGATTCCGGGACAATGGTAGAACCGGCGAAGTGCATCACTGAATCAACGTCGTAGTCTCGGAGAATCTGGGCGACCAGTGTTGAGTCTCCAATGTCGCCGACAATGAGATCGCCATACAGTACGGCATCCCGAAAGCCGGTAGAGAGATTGTCCAGAACGACAATGCGTTCGCCGCGCTCGCCCAGCTGGCGAACCACATGACTGCCAATGTATCCCGCGCCACCGGTAATCAGTACTGCATTTTTTGTCATAACAGGTCCTTGGGTGTCAGAAGGTCTTTCCGAAATTGCGCATGCCCGTTCTGCGCATCGGATGGTTTGCCAGTGGCACGGAGGGAGTGCGGTCGGCGCGATTTTGGCGACCCCGGTGGGTGCTTCCTAGGTCGTCGTATCTCGCGCAGGCGAATGGTTGGTGCCAGCGATCAAAAAAACCCCCAGTGATACA
Coding sequences:
- a CDS encoding class I SAM-dependent methyltransferase, which gives rise to MNQRRKFVGDYVDQKLDSDSRVLDLGCGAGVIAGDLVDAGMDVTAMDLSMEMVESARDRLLALTKEKARVLRGDSENLPFRDGDFDAIVCLGVISFLQSNEPMLSEMRRVLRDDGTLILAVRNRYALAGVMDVLLVARRTAGRIRRWLKRIAKGELGNGNREVPIPRLFNLSGLVAELGRAGFRALEQKHIGYGPFTVHGRQLLSPASSIRLSHRLDRIFRLPLLRVFQGTADVCIIVARKEA
- a CDS encoding ATP-grasp domain-containing protein, with the protein product MANPTAFVLTHESNPDRTSRTNSLKALAITRSLGRRGIPVIRLHPNRLELSLLSRYCTATEICPNTYGDESELLEFLLELGKRHEGPLVLFPASDDTAYFLGRHLDALSGTFRIPAASRATIEQIIDKRVQYGEAQKLDIPIPETYFPTDMAEVRKLAQEISGYPYVIKPNVAHKWRLSWVQQKLKSTKGTPMKGVMVQSADELLAEYEKISQGDTDVMIQEVIGGGDELLYTFLGYLDKNSKPLGYCVRSKLRQYPLKFGYCTLTVSCHNQKVVDQSIQLLQGMNYHGIVGVEYKHDPKTDRYKLIEINARAVNTSAIAPACGVDLPYIAYRDSIDQPLPPVTEWKDDVKWIWLTQDAFAAREMNRMGKMSLRQWLRSIKGRRVHAIFAGDDLKPVVYYLAAFLSQNVPKVLSHIWRRGILRSS
- the galE gene encoding UDP-glucose 4-epimerase GalE, which translates into the protein MTKNAVLITGGAGYIGSHVVRQLGERGERIVVLDNLSTGFRDAVLYGDLIVGDIGDSTLVAQILRDYDVDSVMHFAGSTIVPESVSDPLKYYHNNTCNTRALLECCRDNGVRHFIFSSTAAVYGIPESGIAAEDTPTAPINPYGTSKLMSEWMLRDLAAATDMRYIALRYFNVAGSDPQGRIGQNTPNATLLIKVAAETAVGRREKISIFGTDYPTPDGTGIRDFIHVEDLSDAHLKALDYLRKDGASTILNCAYGHGYSVREVLDMVQRVHGAPFTIEEAPRRPGDPPELIATADRIRSLLGWVPRYDDLAQIVESSLNWEKTKS